Genomic DNA from Budorcas taxicolor isolate Tak-1 chromosome 5, Takin1.1, whole genome shotgun sequence:
TGGGGGTGCCCCAGAGGCCCACAGGCCAGGCTTTGGTGCTACCTCAGAGGGCCCGGGGTCGCTCCCCTTCCTCAGCATGCTCATGGGCGCAGGGGACACCCCCCTGGGCTCACGGCCTGGCCACCCCCACTCTTCATCTCAGGTGAAAAGCAAGCTCCAAATTGGCCCCCCTTCTCCTGGGGAAGCCCAAGGACCCCTTCTGCCCTCTCCAGCCAGAGGTCTCAAATTTCTAAAGCTGCCTCCAGCCTCAGAGAAGGTCCCCAGCCCAGGAGGCCCCCAGCTTAGCCCCCAGCTTCCCCGGAATTCCAGAATACCCTGTCGGAACAGTGGCTCAGACGGCAGCCCCTCCCCACTGCTGGCCCGCAAGGGTCTGGGCGGAGGAGAGCTGTCCCCAGAGGGGGCACAGGGCCTGCCCACCAGCCCTTCACCCTGCTCCATGACCCCTGACTCTGCACAGCTCAGACCTCCCCAGCCAGCCTTGTCCGCTACACTTTCCCCAGGACCCACGGTGTCTCCTTGCTATGAGAACATTCTGGACCTTTCCCGGAACACTTTTAGGGGGCCTTCCCCAGAGCCGCCTCCATCTCCTCTGCAGGTGCCCACCTACCCACAACTAACTTTGGAGGTGccacgggtccctgaggtcctcagaAGCCCTGGCATCCCCTCCAGCCCTTGCCACCCAGAATCCTGCCCCTATGAGGGCACCCAGGAGAAGAGTTCAGACAAGGCAGGCTCCGAGTCTCCCCTTCATGGCCGCAGGGGCCCAGGCAGCTCATCCAAGAAGCCCAGCCAGGGGGCAGGACGGCGACCTGGGGATCCTGGCTACACGCCTCTGCGGGACAGACTGGCAGCCCTGGGGAAACTGAAGACTGGCCCCGAGGGGCCTCAAGGCCCAGAAAAGAATGGGGTGCCAGTCAGACCTGGCACTGAGAAAGCCCGGGGAGCAGGGAAGTCAGGGGAGAGCACTGGAGACACAGCACCCCCTGCTTCCAGGCCCCCTGAGCAGCCGGAAGCCAAGGGGCCCCTGCGGGGGGCAGTGGCCTTAGGCACAAGCAGCCTGAAGCAACAGGAATCTGGGCTCCTGGGGGACCCTGGGGCCCGAGTCTACTCTTCCCACTCCATGGGGGCCCGGGTGGACCTGGAGCCTGTCTCACCGAGGAGCTGCCTCACCAAAGTGGAGCTGGCCAAGAGCCGGCTGGCAGGGGCCCTGTGCCCCCAGGTACCCCGCACCCCTGCCAAAGTGCCAACCTCAGCCCCCAGCCTTGGCAAGCCCAATAAGAGCCCCCACAGCAGCCCAACCAAGCTGCCTTCAAAGTCACCCACCAAGGTGGTATCCCGACCTGTGGTCCCACCAGCCACCAAGGAGCCCCCCAAACCTGACAAGGGGAAGGGCCCACCCTGGGCAGACTGTGGCGGCACCGTGGCCCAGCCCATGTCCCCAGCACCTGGCCCTGCAGACCCAGGCCCAGGTCCTGAGGGGCGGGCCCCGCACTCGGCCATTGAGGAGAAGGTGATGAAGGGCATCGAGGAGAACATGCTGCGGCTCCAGGGCCAGGAGCGGGCCCCCGGCACCGAGGCCAAGCATCGGAACACCAGCAGCATCGCCAGCTGGTTTGGCCTTAAGAAGAGCAAGTTGCCAGCGTTAAACCGCCGCACAGAGACCACCAAGGGCAAGGAAGGGGCCGGGGGCTCCCCGCTCCGGAAGGAAGTCAAGATGGAAGCCCGGAAGCTGGAGGCTGAGAGTCTCAACATCTCCAAGCTGATGGCTAAGGCGGAAGACCTGCGccgggccctggaggaggaaaaggcataCCTGAGCAGCAGGGCCCGGCCTCGGCCCGGGGGCCCAGCACCAGGGACCAGTgcaggcctggggcaggggcagggccagcTGGTTGGCATGTACCAGGGTGCAGACACCTTCATGCAGCAGCTTCTCAACAGGTGAGAGCTGGGACTGGCTgtcaggggctcagtagttggggacACTTTGCCCTCCCCAGGCACTCTGGGATTGGGCTGCCTTTCCTgggaactggggcttcccagaggtCAAGGAGTGTAGGAGGTCAGATGCCATGGCACCAAATCTTCTGAGGGTTAATGGCCCAGCCCAGAGGAGGGGTCAGGACCTCAAACAAGGAGCTAGGGCTTTGTGCCCCAGCTCCCTTCTTCCCTGGCTGTCTGACATTTAGCTTGCTGAGATTGTTTCTCATTTGAGAAGAGCTACCAGTCAATGTTTCCCTGAATCACCTCGAGTCAGGTAAGGTAGCGTGTCTGGGGTCCAGGGTAGTTAAGAATGCTAGTACCTAGCCATGGGCTAATGCAGGTCTCCCTCCGGGGTTTTATATCCTGTAGAACAAGGAGGGCTCCCTTCCATTTGCCTTTTGGCacttgccacagactcagcaaAGGGAGCTGTGGTTTAGAGAGGGGGTTGCTCTGTCTGGGCCAGGTAAGGCAGAATGTGCTTTGTCTGTCTGCAGGCAGAGTATGCTTTAGATAACAAGTACACGCAGGGTCAGCTAGAGTAGGCAGGATGTGTCACGTGGACCAGGATGTgaccatgtttgttctctactgGGGGACATATCAGAAAGGTCTGTAGGCTTGACCCTAGGTAGCTATGGAGACATTCTCCCATCACTCCTGCCCCTGCTGGTCCTCTGGGTTTCCCCTGGGGTCTTGGCCTATTCCTGGTGTCAGGAGAGTTGATGCAGGAAGCCAACAGGCAtatgttctcttctccaggagcagGGGGCAGTAGGTACTTCTCTAAACCCAGGCCCACTGGAGGAAGTGAGGCCAGAATGTGTGGGTGGGCCTGGGCCTCCCTCACTTCTATCTGCACTGCCTGCCCCTAGGGTGGATGGCAAGGAACTGCCCCCCAAGAGCTGGCGGGAACCCAAACCTGAGTATGGCGATTTCCAGCCAGTGTCCTCTGACCCCAAGAACCCCTGGCCCGCCTGTGGGCCCCGAAATGGCCTGGTGGGCCCTCTCCAGGGCTGCGGAAAACCTCCTGGGAAGGTAAGTtccaggggtgggggctgggtggaGGCCCTGGCTTTGTGGccctgccaggccctggggcCAGAAGGCTGCTGGATGTATTTCTGGTCTCCAAGGagaatggggaggggagagggcctTCTGAGGGCTGGTGGGTTGCCAGGACTCTTAGATCCGTACTCCAGGGGTCCTGATGGAGGGCGTTGGCATGGAGGAAGAAGGAGCTCTGAAGTCTCCTGTACTCCATACAGCCAAGCATCGAGCCAGGGAGGCGAGAAGAGGTGCCCTCCGAGGACAGTCTGGCTGAGCCAGTGACCACCTCACACTTCACAGGTCAGCAGGGTCAAGGGCCAAGGCTGGGACCTGCCCCTCACCCCTTGTTCACTTTATTCCTTCCTGTCACCACAGCAGGTGCCAAGCCCCAGAGGGCACTGGGACTACACAGTGCCAGGAATATCTCCCTGTCACTTAGGGTACCTGCCCTGTCCTCTTCCCCAAGACTAGGGGCgatggggcaggggaggcagggaCAGCTGAGAGCCTGTGGAGCTAGAAGGGTGTCCAAGGGTGGAGCCTGGGCTGGGGCAGGAAGccagagaaaggcagaggggCTGAGGCACCTGAGCCtcacatcccctcccttcccctccccagcctgtGGCTCTTTGACTCGAACCCTGGACAGTGGCATTGGGACCTTCCCACCCCCAGACCATGGCAGCAGTGGGACCCCCAGCAAGAATCTTCCGAAGACCAAGCCACCACGGCTGGAGCCCCCACCTGGGGTTCCCCCAGCTCGGCCCCCACCCCTTACCAAAGTCCCCCGCCGTGCCCACACACTGGAGCGTGAGGTGCCCGGCATAGAGGAGCTGCTGGTGAGCGGGAGGCACCCCAGCATGCCGGCCTTCCCTGCCCTGCTCACCGCTGCCCCAGGCCACCGGGGCCATCAGACCTGTCCAGACGGTGAGtgcctgggcagggggtgggcggGCCTTTCTGGGAGCTCCGCCCACCACTCACCTTCCCCTTGTCCCCGGACAGATCCCTGCGAAGACCCAGGCCCACCCCCTCCAGTCCAGCTGGCCAAGAACTGGACCTTCCCCAATGCCAGGGCAACCAGCGGTTCCTCTGACCCTTTCTTATGCCCACCCCGACAACTGGAGGGGCTGCCCAGGACCCCCATGGTGAGCATGGCGGAAGGGGAAAGGGAACGGCACTGGAGGGTAGCGGGGAATGACGAGGGGTGAGGTACCGCCCTGTCCGGGAGAAGGACTCAGCGGTCAGCCCCTTGGATGCCCGTCTGgacaccccaccccctgccttttCACACTCGTCTTGGGGAAAGGGTTTCTCTCCCTCCCGGAACCTTGGTAGGACTGGCTCAGTCGCGCCTCCAGTTTCCGTCCTCTGCAGTGCCCCGCTCAGGCGGGCAGAGCCTCTTAGGAGGTGAGAAGTGAGAGGTACTTGCTCCCGAGcctgccctccttccccaggCCCTGCCCGTGGATGGAAAGCGGAGCCTGGAGCCCAGCCGCCCAGCCCCTGCGCCCCAGGGCCCGGCGTTTGGGGGTAGCCGCACCCCTAGTACATCGGACGTGGGCGAGGAAGGGAGAGTGGCCAGCGGGGGACCCCCGGGGCTCGAGACCTCTGAGTCTCTCAGCGACTCGCTCTACGACTCGCTGTCCTCTTGCGGAAGTCAGGGCTGAGTGGAGTCAAGGCTGAGTGGCAGCGGCAGCCACGCCCCGCGCTGGAGGCGGAGACCACGGATTGGACGGCTCTCCTCAAGCCCCGCCCCCGGGCCCCGCCCTGAAGGGACCAAGGAGGCAGATGAACCAGAAGGTGAAGGGGGTTCCCGGCACAGCCCACTGCCCGCCGCTGCCGCTGCTGTGGAGGAGATGACCGCTCTCAGCTCAGGGAGAGACCCCACCCTTGGTCCTTTCTCTCACCCAGAGTACGGCTCTTCCTCTGAGGGACTGAGGGGTTCAAGGCCGCTGTGTCCCGGCCCCCACTCCCGCTTCAGGCTGAGCCATCTTGtggtgctgggcttcctgcccaccGGTCGTGCCATCTCCGCCCACCCTGGCGGCTCCTCTGCCTCAGCAGCCCCGTGCTGGTGGAGTTTAGGGGCGAGGGGTCACGttgccttctctctctgtctgcccTGGTCCTCCCCGCTGTCTGGATGGTGCTGCCCTCTCCTGCCCCATATCTTTGGGGCCCATTTGTCTGTCCTTttttgttggttgttttttttatatatatatataaaagcgtctgacccagcccccacccacccccatccccacactGCGGTTAATTTATCTGTTGTTAAAAACGCGGCTGCTCTGCTTCCAGCCTCTGCTTCTGCCGTATCCCTAATAAAACGTGGAggacccccccaccccgaccccagaCTCAGCTTGTTCTATGGGAGGACTCAGGGATGGACAGGCCAGTAGAGACCTCGTGAGCACCAGGGTGCAGGACTCCAGGGCTCTGCTCCAGGAGCTCTTGTGAGGCAGTTCAGTTTACCAGGGCTGCTGACTTGAGTCACCCTAGAATGTAACTAAGGGTGGGGGATCTGTTTAGACCTGTAATGGTACCTGGCAGTGGGGAAATTCCCCTGGCCCAGGGCTTCGTCAGGAGGAAGGCTGTGCTGCCCCAGAAAGGGAGGTGGAGATGGTGGCTGTGGACATGCACTCAAACCTTGGACATACCAGGTTGGGTGGGTATATAAACTGTAAGCTTCAGGGGTCCAGGGGTAAACAGAGTGAAGTGTCTACAGCTACCTGTTGTCATAAAGTGAGGCACGACTGGGTTTCTGACTTGCCACCTTCTAGTCTCACCTCAGCCTCTGGGCTTGCCCCACATCTTCTTGCCCTTATTTCGCCCTCAGATTTCAACCAGAAGTTGTGGCTCTCAAATTCTTACTTTAAGATGGGAAGGCCAGGAATGAGGCTGTGTGGAAGGGTCTAGGCTTCTAGGAGTTATTTCAGACTCTCATGGGGTGTGAGAAGGCCAGGGGGTGGTTGTGGCCCTCCAGCCCTTGGATTTCCTATTGAGCATAGAGTTGGACAGTGACCTGAAGGGGACCCAGGTGGCCCCAGCCTATCTCACAGTGACCAGCCAAGCTGGGCCTTGGGAAGGCCTTCTTTTAGCCCAGGTTGCAAGGTGTGAGCTGACTTGTTCAGAGCACCCACCTGCCATAGTCAACACTCACTGCCTCCCCATGGCCATTTGTAGGCTACCTGGGCATTGTACATGCTGAACAGCCCTAGCCTTGTGGCTGGGACTCTGGACAGTTCATCATGGAGGTAGGGGGCTGTGCAGTGAATGAATACAGTCTGTGTAGGCACTTCAGGCTTGCCAAGCCAAGGTCAGGAATGCCTGGACAGGGAGCAGTGCTGGGCCAATTCACAACTCAGTTGATGCTGCCATGTGCTCTGACCAGCCCAAGGAAGGTTGGGAGGGATGAAGGATGTCCGTGCCTCTCTTTATGCTAACTCCTTCCAGCAGTGTCTCTTCAGCTGTAAATGGTCCAGAGAGCAGTGAAAGAACTCCCTGTTAAATACCTACCATATTGCCAGCCTCCTGATTCATTTCACAGGTGAAGTTATTGAGGCTCAAAAACATTTGAGTAGatgaattccttggtggtccagtggttaagactctgcaatcccagtgcagggggcacagtgtCAGTCCTtgatcagggaagtaagatcctgaatgctgcatGGCCCGTCCGAAAACAGACCAGTAGTTTTCCAAGGCTGAGAAGTGATGGATCTTGGCAGGAGTGATCCCTTTTGGGTGTGTAACTTTGCTTTCTTCTGCCAGGACTCTAATCCCCTCCGTTTTTAGTCCTGGATCACTCCTGATGGACAGGGCTAGAGAACATTAAGTTGGGAGTCAAGAGTCTTAGCCCTTGAGTGCGGGTCTGTGGGGAACGTTAGATCTTGTCTCCGGGCCTTGGTTTTCCTTATCTATGGAAGTTGGTCCAGACCAGCTTTCCCCTTAGCTTTCTGCATTTCCCACCCATCTCCCAATCTGGCTATTCTTCCTCCTGTTTCCCTTAGTGGATGTCATCACTGAGGAGGTTAAAACGACTTAGAGAAGCATCATATTGTCTTCAAATGTCAGGATcgcattttcttatttctgtctCCTACTTCCAGGTATCCATCCCACTCTCCCTTCTGCTTTTATGGGCTTAAGGATGTTATTACCAAGCTGTTGATCTCTACCTCTTGCCAGGCAGGCTCAGAGAAGTCTACATCCTTCTccacttttaatttcttggtttcTTAAGCCCTTTTCTCTGTGTGAACCTGATGGATTACCTCATTTCCTTGTTAGAGTTGTTTGCCTACAGGATATTTATGGTATTTCCTTTCTGAGAAGGAATTTGGCATGGTGGGTTTAATTCTGGACTCCACCTCCGACAAGCTGAGATTAAGGGTCCAGGCAGGTTTCTGTCACCAGAGTCTGCTCATTCTGCCGCCAGGCTCTGTCCTGCAGTGTTTTCACATGCAAGGTGACCTCTTGGGCCAGGGGACAATGTGGGCCACCTGAGAAAAAGCTCACTGTCAGTCACCAGGACAGAGCAGCATCAGCCACACCTAGTACCTGGAGCCAGCCCTTCCCTACCAGGCAGTTCCTCATTCCTAAGTCCCCCAGTGTGCTGCTAAGGGGTGCTGGGCCCAGACAAGCCATCTGTGGCCCACATGACTCTGTATGCCCTCCACACAGACAGAATATTCCATCTGAAGTAATTCTGTGGCAAGGGACAGACAGTTGACTTCAAGACTCTTCCAGGAAACAAGTTTCTCTTTGCCCTTGAGGAAAAGATCTATCTAAAAGACCACTTGATCCTCACTATGGCAGAATACTTCATATCTGAGTTTGTAACATCTGCTTGCAGGATTAAGGCGACCTCACTGTTTTCTCCATGAACAATGGGTAAACACTTGCCTTACCATTGTATATGACCCTTTCTGCTGGATTTCCCGAACAAAAGAAGCCCAAACCACCAAACTCCTCTTGTCCCC
This window encodes:
- the NCKAP5L gene encoding nck-associated protein 5-like, with amino-acid sequence MSEAMDQSAGSPGNLNPGEGGDGSAELGTCQELLHRLRELEAENSALAQANESQRETYERCLDEVANHVVQALLNQKDLREECIKLKKRVFDLERQNQMLSALFQQKLQLTAGSLPQIPLAPLQPPSEPPASPSLSSTEGPATSLPLGRCAGQREVCWEQQLRSGGPGPPAAPPPALDALSPFLRKKAQILEVLRALEETDPLLLCSPATPWQPPGEGPGSPEPINGELCGPPQPEPSPWAPYLLLGPGSLGGLLHWERLLGGPGEEEGAGRPWGPGRGSPQAQGTGAGPPCVPGSSSSSSSDEAGDPNEAPSPDTLLGALARKQLNLGQLLEDTESYLQAFLAGAACPLSGDHPGPRQPSSPDQGPPQLSKSKGLPKSAWVGGAPEAHRPGFGATSEGPGSLPFLSMLMGAGDTPLGSRPGHPHSSSQVKSKLQIGPPSPGEAQGPLLPSPARGLKFLKLPPASEKVPSPGGPQLSPQLPRNSRIPCRNSGSDGSPSPLLARKGLGGGELSPEGAQGLPTSPSPCSMTPDSAQLRPPQPALSATLSPGPTVSPCYENILDLSRNTFRGPSPEPPPSPLQVPTYPQLTLEVPRVPEVLRSPGIPSSPCHPESCPYEGTQEKSSDKAGSESPLHGRRGPGSSSKKPSQGAGRRPGDPGYTPLRDRLAALGKLKTGPEGPQGPEKNGVPVRPGTEKARGAGKSGESTGDTAPPASRPPEQPEAKGPLRGAVALGTSSLKQQESGLLGDPGARVYSSHSMGARVDLEPVSPRSCLTKVELAKSRLAGALCPQVPRTPAKVPTSAPSLGKPNKSPHSSPTKLPSKSPTKVVSRPVVPPATKEPPKPDKGKGPPWADCGGTVAQPMSPAPGPADPGPGPEGRAPHSAIEEKVMKGIEENMLRLQGQERAPGTEAKHRNTSSIASWFGLKKSKLPALNRRTETTKGKEGAGGSPLRKEVKMEARKLEAESLNISKLMAKAEDLRRALEEEKAYLSSRARPRPGGPAPGTSAGLGQGQGQLVGMYQGADTFMQQLLNRVDGKELPPKSWREPKPEYGDFQPVSSDPKNPWPACGPRNGLVGPLQGCGKPPGKPSIEPGRREEVPSEDSLAEPVTTSHFTACGSLTRTLDSGIGTFPPPDHGSSGTPSKNLPKTKPPRLEPPPGVPPARPPPLTKVPRRAHTLEREVPGIEELLVSGRHPSMPAFPALLTAAPGHRGHQTCPDDPCEDPGPPPPVQLAKNWTFPNARATSGSSDPFLCPPRQLEGLPRTPMALPVDGKRSLEPSRPAPAPQGPAFGGSRTPSTSDVGEEGRVASGGPPGLETSESLSDSLYDSLSSCGSQG